A stretch of DNA from Natronorubrum halophilum:
CGATCAGCCCCGTCGACGCGTATGACCTCGCTCGAGTCACGAAGGAGTACTGGACGTGCCAGTCGCAAGACTATGCTGATATGACGAGTGCGATTGGGACGTTTCCAGTTATTTCTCATGGGATTAGTGACGGTGTTCCAGCCACGCCAGATCCCGAGGATGTCGTCGGTGCGATGGACGACAGTGGTGACGAATCTGAGGACTGGGAGTACTCTCTCGAGGATCTCGATGAAGAAGACGACGCCTCATCAGTCTCTTCGGAGAATCGTCTTCCAGACACGTCGACGATGCACCAGTCGGTTATTGCGCCGTCGACGATCGATTGGGAAACAACCTACGCCGTGATCAATGACGAGACGTTCGTTCGCACGTTTTGGATCGAGCAGTTCCCCGAAGAACCGTCGGATGGACTCCTCGAGCGGCTCTTGCTCGAGACCGATCTACAGACGGATCTCAGTATCCACCTCGATCCGTTCGATAGCCAGTCAGCGCAGGATATGATGGCAGATTGGATCTCGGACTTGAAGATCAACCAGCACGACTCGAACAGCCTCAAAGCCGAAGATCTGCAAGAAGACATCGACCAGGCGAAGTACATGCGCTCGCTCGTTCGAGCGAACAAAGCCTCGTTCTACCGGGGTGGTGTGTTCATTCGACTCGCAGCCGAGAGCCAGCAAGAACTCGAGAATCAGACGACTCGGCTACGCTCGATTATTAAAGATGCACCAGCCAATTGTACGCTCAAAGTCGCGAGCCGATGGCAAGAACGAGGTCTCGCTACAGTCTCACCACTCGGACGGAACGAACTTGGTCGCGATCGAATGTCGACGCTGACCAACCAAGCCATTGGCGCGATGTTCCCCTTCTCGTCGAACTACCAGATGATGGACGACGGGATTGAATACGGCTATCACGGCCATAACGGCTCTCCGATTCGTATCAACCCGTGGGAGCTCGAGACCGGGCATAGCGAACTCGTGGTCGGGATGCCCGGTGCCGGGAAGACGTTCGGTGGGATCATGCGCCACCTGCGGATGATGAAACGCCGCAACGATACAATGCTCGTTCTTATCGATCCCGTTGGTGGCTTTCGAGGGATCGCCGATGCTTTGAACGCAAAGACGATCACTGTCGGTGGTGATACGAAACTGAACCCGCTCGAGATCCGTCAGACGCCCCAACACGTGCTTGAGTCCAGCGATGGGATCTCTCCCCTCTCGGCGAAAAAAGACGAGGTCTACGCTGTCCTCGAGAACTTCCTCGAAGCGCGCGATATCGAACTCGGAGCCGAGACGGGTGTCCTCTCGTATGTGATCGACGAAGCCTATCGACAGGCTGGGATCGTCGAGGACAACGTCTCGACGCATACGTCGGAGAACTCGCCGACGATGCAGGACGTCCACCGAATCCTCTGTGATATCGCCGAGAATCCGGACGAGCACAATATCGCAGAATCCGAATCCGCTCGCGAGCGTGCTGCACAGTATGCTGACGAACTCGCGATTGCCTTCCAACCCTTTCGTGAGGGTGGCTCCTACGAAAACCTCTCTCATCGCTCAGAGATCGATATCCTCGAGGGAGACAACAAGGTCGTCTACATCGATCTGAGCCAGATCGAAGGCAGTGCCTCGGGGATCGACCGCCAGACGTTCCTGATGCAACTGCTGCTGTCGACGATCTACCAGCAAGCCAAGAACACCCAACGGAATGTCGAACTCGCGATCGACGAAGCCCACTACCTCTTCGAGGATCAGGCCAATCTCGACTTCCTCGAGACGGCGTTCCGCCACCAACGCC
This window harbors:
- a CDS encoding VirB4 family type IV secretion system protein, giving the protein MSSNTADSEYNARKIHQSLGGTTAFFQGYTIGELMLFLTVAFVTVIAATFVPSALTIPILGFGCMCTILLFLLHKVKPDYLWLTEWLVARFGWAIKNKEYTHGGEDNSEVRYLTRLNRVYPHAIERTDGALVGAMKVEPANMALEDDDAWAKAVQSLSEFVNSTVDFPAKIYITSREVDHDDVVREHQNRLGDADVRSRPVLKRLLEEYVAANTNENGDLDSETTTIREYYLITAVTDSDIEQFDETGDSVLAYLADVPALGRLFGRFQSEGVSESRRDQLKEEKLESRLAQLRRGGSSLYRCSISPVDAYDLARVTKEYWTCQSQDYADMTSAIGTFPVISHGISDGVPATPDPEDVVGAMDDSGDESEDWEYSLEDLDEEDDASSVSSENRLPDTSTMHQSVIAPSTIDWETTYAVINDETFVRTFWIEQFPEEPSDGLLERLLLETDLQTDLSIHLDPFDSQSAQDMMADWISDLKINQHDSNSLKAEDLQEDIDQAKYMRSLVRANKASFYRGGVFIRLAAESQQELENQTTRLRSIIKDAPANCTLKVASRWQERGLATVSPLGRNELGRDRMSTLTNQAIGAMFPFSSNYQMMDDGIEYGYHGHNGSPIRINPWELETGHSELVVGMPGAGKTFGGIMRHLRMMKRRNDTMLVLIDPVGGFRGIADALNAKTITVGGDTKLNPLEIRQTPQHVLESSDGISPLSAKKDEVYAVLENFLEARDIELGAETGVLSYVIDEAYRQAGIVEDNVSTHTSENSPTMQDVHRILCDIAENPDEHNIAESESARERAAQYADELAIAFQPFREGGSYENLSHRSEIDILEGDNKVVYIDLSQIEGSASGIDRQTFLMQLLLSTIYQQAKNTQRNVELAIDEAHYLFEDQANLDFLETAFRHQRHAGLRMVLLSQTAQEFYETEQAEKIIGMCPIKVFHKLPELDDRTAEKIGLTKEQRQYVRGADAGKEDLGYSQSLVRVEEHGTYPLHVVADDFEKRVIDYEPEDQAFIQQAISDEPAELLAFEEFVETEAQKNALATRLNLTAETASQLLEEDLTKAEVLDAVVEQALESDTESEEAPIQTDGRTEQRTIGPEYDS